One region of Streptomyces sp. NBC_00442 genomic DNA includes:
- a CDS encoding STAS domain-containing protein has protein sequence MGVTETMVRRRVVKALRESSHAVADRWVELQLAQAGPRAGFDGRELREEADALITALAGGLDSDLPVHQVVNSHQELRRAVVDLSLRRVREGATPTATSLAVLALKEAVLETLQAATDDAAELYTAALLINRLLDAAGALSFDTYVEGREEIIRRQSRQLLGLSTPVVRLWRHVLAVPLIGTLDSARTQVVMENLLEAIQQDQAKVAIIDITGVPTVDTAVAQHLMQTVNAVRLMGADCVISGIRPSTAQTIAQLGIDLSKILTRARLADALAEAIQLTGEPVHEAAVPR, from the coding sequence GTGGGTGTCACGGAGACCATGGTGCGCCGACGTGTGGTGAAGGCGCTGCGGGAGAGCTCTCACGCGGTGGCCGACCGGTGGGTTGAGCTGCAACTGGCGCAGGCCGGGCCGAGAGCGGGTTTCGACGGGCGCGAGCTGCGTGAAGAGGCCGACGCGCTGATCACCGCTCTGGCCGGTGGACTGGACTCCGACCTGCCCGTGCATCAGGTGGTGAACTCGCATCAGGAGCTGCGCCGGGCGGTGGTCGACCTGTCGCTGCGCCGGGTCCGCGAAGGAGCCACTCCGACGGCGACGTCACTGGCCGTCCTGGCGCTGAAGGAGGCGGTCCTTGAGACGCTGCAGGCCGCGACGGACGACGCGGCCGAGCTGTACACCGCCGCTCTGCTGATCAACCGGCTGCTGGACGCGGCAGGCGCTTTGTCCTTCGACACCTATGTCGAAGGACGCGAAGAGATCATCCGCAGACAGAGCCGGCAGCTGCTCGGGCTCTCCACGCCCGTGGTACGGCTGTGGCGGCACGTCCTGGCGGTTCCGCTCATCGGCACGCTCGACTCCGCGCGCACCCAGGTGGTGATGGAGAACCTGCTGGAGGCGATCCAGCAGGATCAGGCGAAGGTCGCGATCATCGACATCACCGGTGTACCGACGGTCGACACGGCCGTGGCCCAGCACCTGATGCAGACGGTCAACGCCGTGCGTCTCATGGGCGCGGACTGCGTCATCAGCGGCATCCGCCCGTCGACCGCGCAGACCATCGCGCAACTGGGCATCGATCTGTCGAAGATACTCACGCGCGCCCGCCTGGCCGACGCCCTGGCCGAGGCCATCCAACTGACCGGGGAGCCGGTCCACGAGGCGGCGGTGCCGCGGTGA
- a CDS encoding STAS domain-containing protein gives MLRLGDVLITGLLNELDDRSARIFADELTHRISAEGAGGVLIDISRLEMVDSFVARMLMETTSMARLLGARVIVAGLRPAVAITLVELGLELDGVETALNTEQGMAALGWHESPRPPGGARHDPTR, from the coding sequence ATGCTCCGGCTGGGCGATGTTCTGATCACCGGGCTGCTCAACGAGCTGGACGACCGATCCGCCCGGATCTTCGCCGACGAGCTCACCCACCGCATATCGGCCGAGGGGGCCGGCGGTGTCCTGATCGACATCTCCCGCCTGGAGATGGTCGACTCGTTCGTCGCCCGCATGCTGATGGAAACGACGTCGATGGCCCGTCTGCTGGGAGCACGCGTCATCGTGGCAGGACTGCGGCCCGCCGTGGCCATCACGCTGGTCGAACTGGGCCTTGAGCTCGACGGCGTGGAAACGGCCCTGAACACCGAACAGGGCATGGCGGCTCTCGGATGGCACGAGAGCCCCAGGCCCCCGGGAGGGGCACGACATGACCCGACTCGCTGA